From one Peredibacter starrii genomic stretch:
- the pstC gene encoding phosphate ABC transporter permease subunit PstC, producing the protein MEMKITKSAELTMEWRQKKGKKPLSERLIEGFIKVAGLSSIVLILAILFFILKESYPFLVGAFDFKEFFFSENWNPASVVKISYGILALLVGTVMVTVLSMLIAVPLGLACAFYISEFCSPKVREVYKILIEFLAAIPSVVWGFIAIMMINPAIIKIFNVPVGLNILNASVILALMSLPLIVSVGEDALRAVPETYREAAEALGATKWEVATRVLLPAAKNGLMAAALLGVGRALGETMAVLMATGHAIQIPESIFEPGRTLTATIAAELGESPKGGEHYQALFAIGLVLFILSLIVNLSADYLIRGKRK; encoded by the coding sequence ATGGAAATGAAGATCACTAAATCGGCCGAGCTCACCATGGAATGGCGACAGAAGAAAGGCAAAAAGCCTCTCAGCGAAAGACTTATTGAAGGTTTTATTAAAGTAGCAGGTCTGAGCTCTATCGTTCTTATTCTTGCGATCCTTTTCTTTATTTTAAAAGAATCTTATCCATTCCTGGTGGGTGCTTTCGATTTCAAAGAGTTTTTCTTCTCTGAGAACTGGAACCCGGCCTCTGTGGTTAAAATCAGCTACGGTATTCTTGCTCTATTGGTTGGTACTGTAATGGTAACAGTCCTTTCCATGCTAATTGCCGTTCCTCTTGGTCTGGCGTGTGCTTTTTATATTTCTGAATTCTGCTCTCCAAAAGTGAGAGAAGTTTATAAAATCTTGATTGAGTTCCTTGCAGCAATTCCATCAGTGGTTTGGGGTTTCATCGCCATTATGATGATCAACCCGGCCATTATCAAAATCTTTAACGTTCCGGTTGGTCTTAACATCCTGAACGCTTCAGTGATTCTTGCCCTGATGTCTCTTCCTCTTATTGTATCTGTAGGTGAAGATGCCCTTCGTGCGGTACCTGAAACATATCGTGAAGCTGCTGAAGCTCTCGGTGCTACAAAATGGGAAGTTGCAACTCGCGTTCTTCTCCCGGCCGCTAAAAATGGTCTTATGGCCGCGGCCCTTCTTGGTGTTGGTCGTGCTCTGGGCGAAACCATGGCCGTACTCATGGCAACTGGTCACGCCATTCAAATTCCTGAAAGTATTTTTGAACCAGGTAGAACTCTGACTGCAACAATTGCAGCTGAGTTGGGTGAATCTCCAAAAGGTGGAGAGCACTATCAGGCCCTGTTCGCGATCGGTTTAGTTCTATTCATCCTATCTCTTATCGTGAACCTATCTGCTGATTACCTAATTCGCGGGAAGAGGAAATAA
- a CDS encoding phosphate ABC transporter ATP-binding protein: protein MIKKIQIKGLTVNYGQQDVISDLNLDIYQNEVLAIIGPANSGKSSLLRCLNRMVEFNPHANVKGEILLDNENIYQDEDSTFLRRRIGMVSPLPVGLPMSIKDNVTYAPRMAGCKDQAELDYIMEDCLRKAALWDEVKDRLDGLATKLSGGQQQRLTIARALSHHPEVLCLDEFSIAIDPVTTMKIEAVLQELKKQMTIVMVTNVISQARRLGDRTAMMLHGKILDLDTNENLFNGKVKDSRTQDYIEGLFG, encoded by the coding sequence ATGATTAAGAAAATTCAGATCAAAGGCCTTACAGTTAATTACGGACAACAGGACGTAATCAGCGATCTTAACCTTGATATCTATCAGAACGAAGTTCTGGCAATCATTGGTCCAGCGAACTCTGGGAAAAGCTCCCTTCTTCGTTGTTTAAACCGCATGGTGGAGTTTAATCCACACGCCAATGTAAAAGGTGAAATCCTTCTTGATAACGAAAACATCTATCAAGACGAAGATTCAACTTTCCTACGCCGTCGTATCGGAATGGTGTCTCCACTTCCAGTGGGTCTACCAATGTCGATTAAAGATAACGTGACCTACGCTCCTCGTATGGCCGGTTGTAAAGATCAGGCCGAGCTTGATTACATTATGGAAGACTGTCTTAGAAAGGCGGCCCTTTGGGACGAAGTGAAAGACCGTCTTGATGGTCTCGCAACGAAACTTTCAGGTGGACAGCAGCAGCGTCTCACAATTGCCCGCGCGCTTTCTCACCACCCAGAAGTTCTGTGCCTGGATGAGTTCTCGATTGCGATCGATCCAGTGACGACCATGAAAATTGAAGCAGTTCTTCAAGAACTGAAAAAACAAATGACCATCGTGATGGTAACAAATGTTATTAGCCAGGCCAGACGCCTTGGTGACAGAACGGCAATGATGCTTCACGGGAAAATTCTTGATCTAGATACCAATGAAAATCTTTTCAATGGCAAGGTGAAGGATTCTAGAACGCAAGACTATATCGAAGGTCTATTCGGGTAA
- a CDS encoding PstS family phosphate ABC transporter substrate-binding protein encodes MRGIFLILFLMIGCTKQSNVHIIQNKGSDTLVNLAQAWAEEYKKVNPNVALAVSGGGSGTGIAALINGTVDIANSSRAIKDEEREEAKKNTGKDVNEFIVGMDALAVFIHPSNPIEGMTLEEVACIYGEGGHCLYWHDIRGIQVPGCKDNKIIRVSRQSNSGTYQYFREAILGKKRDLKLGSMDLSGSRESIDLVEKTPCAIGYSGMGYLNPHVKAICIKKTPEADCIQPTVQTATDKSYPISRELYMYTSGTPSEEVKAYLEWTQTERAHAITIKAGYVPAPKR; translated from the coding sequence ATGCGCGGAATTTTTCTGATTCTTTTCCTTATGATTGGTTGTACCAAACAATCAAACGTTCACATTATTCAAAACAAAGGTTCCGATACTCTCGTTAACCTTGCCCAGGCCTGGGCCGAAGAATACAAAAAAGTTAATCCCAATGTTGCTCTAGCAGTTTCAGGTGGAGGTTCCGGTACAGGAATCGCGGCCTTAATCAATGGAACTGTAGATATCGCCAACTCTTCTCGAGCAATCAAAGATGAAGAGCGTGAAGAGGCCAAGAAAAATACTGGTAAAGACGTTAATGAGTTTATCGTTGGTATGGACGCCCTTGCGGTTTTTATCCATCCTTCAAATCCAATCGAAGGTATGACCCTTGAAGAAGTGGCCTGTATTTACGGCGAAGGCGGACACTGTCTATATTGGCACGATATCCGTGGAATTCAGGTACCGGGTTGTAAAGACAACAAGATCATTCGTGTATCGCGCCAATCAAACTCAGGAACATATCAGTATTTCCGTGAGGCAATTCTGGGAAAGAAAAGAGATTTAAAACTTGGATCAATGGACCTCAGTGGTTCACGTGAATCAATTGACCTGGTTGAAAAAACACCGTGTGCAATTGGTTACTCAGGGATGGGCTACCTAAATCCCCACGTGAAGGCGATCTGTATTAAAAAGACGCCAGAAGCCGACTGCATCCAACCTACCGTTCAAACCGCCACAGACAAATCTTATCCCATTTCTCGTGAACTATACATGTATACATCAGGCACTCCTTCGGAAGAAGTTAAGGCCTACTTAGAGTGGACTCAAACCGAGAGAGCTCACGCGATTACAATTAAGGCAGGATATGTTCCTGCTCCGAAAAGGTAG
- the pstA gene encoding phosphate ABC transporter permease PstA encodes MFRPSVHLINKEIREKKFKSILSTVTFFLFLPALIIIFWLFMKGYPALSWDFITMDPIDGMTAGGIFPTIVGTFWLVMISVLVSCPLGVVAAIYLSEYAPDNKVTRMIRLAILNLAGVPSIVHALFGLGAFVLFLKMGTSILAASFTLAVMNLPVIITSTLESLKAVPQSYREASWNVGASKLQTIRHIVLPNSIPGILTGLVFAVGRSAGETAAILFTGVAFYLPFLPQTVFDQCMALSMHLFTISTQVVGVPDAYPFATALVLILLILSVNSIAVVLRYYFRTRRKW; translated from the coding sequence ATGTTCAGACCAAGTGTTCACCTCATTAATAAAGAGATCCGCGAGAAGAAGTTTAAGAGCATTCTAAGCACTGTGACCTTCTTCCTTTTCTTGCCGGCCCTTATCATTATTTTCTGGTTGTTCATGAAAGGTTACCCTGCCCTTTCGTGGGACTTTATAACAATGGATCCTATCGATGGTATGACTGCCGGAGGAATTTTCCCGACGATTGTTGGTACGTTCTGGCTAGTGATGATCAGTGTTCTGGTGTCTTGTCCCCTTGGCGTCGTGGCGGCGATTTATCTCTCTGAATACGCTCCAGACAATAAAGTGACTCGTATGATTCGTCTTGCGATCCTAAACCTTGCAGGTGTTCCAAGTATCGTTCATGCCCTTTTTGGTCTTGGTGCTTTCGTTCTTTTCCTAAAGATGGGAACAAGTATTCTTGCTGCTTCATTCACTCTTGCAGTGATGAACCTTCCGGTAATTATCACGTCCACTCTTGAGTCCCTTAAAGCGGTTCCTCAGTCGTACCGTGAGGCCTCTTGGAACGTGGGAGCGAGTAAGCTTCAGACGATCCGTCATATCGTTCTTCCAAATTCTATTCCTGGTATCCTTACTGGACTTGTGTTTGCGGTAGGTCGTTCTGCAGGTGAGACAGCAGCGATCCTTTTTACAGGTGTGGCGTTCTACCTTCCGTTCCTGCCTCAGACTGTATTTGATCAGTGTATGGCGCTTTCCATGCACCTATTCACGATCTCAACTCAGGTGGTGGGAGTTCCGGATGCTTATCCGTTCGCAACGGCCCTTGTCCTTATTCTTTTAATTCTTTCTGTTAACTCAATTGCGGTAGTTCTTCGTTATTACTTCCGTACCAGAAGGAAGTGGTAA